Proteins encoded together in one Impatiens glandulifera chromosome 1, dImpGla2.1, whole genome shotgun sequence window:
- the LOC124920939 gene encoding ethylene-responsive transcription factor WRI1-like produces MEMITCVKSETNPVRRLFSSMESDHTNPPSPKLVKRRRREPPPSDQSNCNLTLTTTTTTTTVKRSSRFRGVSRHRWTGRYEAHLWDKGSWNVTQRKKGKQVYLGAYNEEEAAARAYDLAAIKYWGPATFINFPVSDYEIEIEAMKNQTREEYLASLRRRSSGFSRGMSKYRGVARHHHNGRWEARIGRVFGNKYLYLGTYNTQEEAAHAYDIAAIEYRGINAVTNFDLSTYIRWLRPSEPNSNQTTTDQPRLIDYKGTSSNNEKTEFSFLSNFHGIKEMDFHQKKELDVQTKIDLNSSSSSNPNKSSTTTTTALGLLFRSSMFKELVEKNSKVINGQGTEETDDPMSQTGFYKRMGGFSLPIVEKIPEVVVYHNPEQTWSHGMPLPQFN; encoded by the exons ATGGAGATGATAACATGTGTGAAATCAGAAACCAACCCAGTAAGAAGGCTATTCAGTTCAATGGAGTCTGATCATACAAATCCTCCATCTCCCAAGCTTGTAAAGAGACGGCGAAGAGAGCCACCTCCTTCTGATCAATCAAACTGTAACTTAACCTTAACCACAACTACTACCACCACCACCGTTAAAAGGAGTTCAAGATTTCGAGGAGTTAGCCG GCATAGGTGGACGGGAAGATATGAAGCTCACTTATGGGATAAGGGTTCATGGAATGTGACtcaaagaaagaaaggaaaacAGG TTTATCTTG GTGCTtataatgaagaagaagctgCAGCAAGAGCATATGATCTTGCTGCCATAAAGTACTGGGGGCCTGCAACTTTCATCAATTTCCCTGTTTCTGATTACGAAATAGAGATCGAGGCAATGAAGAATCAAACTAGAGAGGAGTACCTAGCCTCCTTAAGAAG GCGAAGCAGTGGTTTTTCTAGAGGCATGTCCAAGTATAGAGGAGTTGCAAG GCACCATCACAATGGTAGATGGGAAGCAAGGATAGGCAGAGTATTTGGGAACAAATATCTCTACTTAGGAACATACA ATACTCAAGAAGAGGCTGCACATGCATATGATATAGCAGCAATCGAATACAGAGGAATCAATGCAGTAACCAACTTTGATCTAAGCACATACATAAGATGGTTAAGACCATCTGAACCCAACTCAAATCAGACCACAACTGATCAACCAAGGCTTATTGATTATAAAGGAACCTCCTCCAATAATGAGAAAACAGAATTCTCATTTCTCTCCAACTTCCATGGGATCAAAGAAATGGATTTCCATCAAAAGAAAGAATTAGATGTTCAAACAAAGATCGATCtcaacagcagcagcagcagcaatcCTAAcaaatcatcaacaacaacaacaactgcACTGGGTCTCCTATTCAGGTCATCTATGTTCAAGGAGCTGGTCGAAAAGAACTCGAAAGTCATCAATGGTCAGGGAACCGAGGAGACTGATGACCCAATGAGCCAAACGGGTTTTTACAAAAGGATGGGTGGGTTTTCATTGCCGATTGTGGAGAAAATTCCTGAGGTTGTAGTATATCATAATCCAGAGCAGACATGGAGTCATGGTATGCCTTTGCCTCAATTTAATTAG
- the LOC124924382 gene encoding subtilisin-like protease SBT4.13 — MEKSSSMLSYFLLGFIVTLAIGLLCEAIDEERKVYIVYMGRLSENKQYSPNSHHISMLQSLGHDNMYVGTLIRSYTRSFNGFVANLTSEEAIKLESMDDVVSVFESLEYYTQTTRSWDFIGFPTNVPRNPRVESDIIIGSIDTGVVPEFPCFSDQGLDVVPKKWKGACRGGKNFTCNKKLIGARYYGIEDARDIDGHGTHTASTAAGREVPNTSFFGIANGTARGAVPGARIAAYKVCQAGKCSNENILAAFDDAISDGVDIITISLGRNEIVPVGKDVFAIGSFHAMEKGILTVHAAGNTGKQGLGSVISIAPWLFSVAASSVDRKIINKLVLGNHRTFINKNISLVHGGATPFKCNEFSARKCIKGCVDPQMVKGKIVVCDTNDESGAIEVVTDAGAAGFIVSKATEKDLAFNVPLPASVLTDSDLQSVLSYINSTSLPTAFIQKSEIVPKDNVHAVASFSARGPNQFFPEIFKPDITAPGINILAAYSPHGQVSDYTDNDKRSSNTRILSGTSMACPHVAGAAAYVKSMHPDWSVSAIKSALMTTAYPMNAPYNVDAEFGYGAGQVNPLRATTPGLVYETFLDDYITMFCNLGKIGERLRRILGTQKICPKGNKTSPKDLNYPSMTAPIPESSTFNIQFPRVVTNVGHPNSTYHSNITSGNSAIHVKVEPSILSFKNLKETKSFVVTVSGQWLKQDHISCSLVWYDGAHKVKSPIILYRDSLFD, encoded by the exons ATGGAAAAATCAAGCTCTATGTTGTCATACTTTCTCTTGGGCTTTATAGTTACTTTGGCCATTGGTCTATTATGTGAAGCCATTGATGAAGAAAGAAAG GTATATATCGTTTATATGGGAAGACTTTCCGAAAATAAACAATACTCACCCAATTCTCACCATATTAGCATGCTTCAATCTTTAGGCCACGACAATATGTATGTT GGGACATTGATTAGAAGTTATACAAGAAGTTTTAATGGTTTTGTTGCCAATCTTACATCAGAAGAAGCAATCAAGTTGGAAA GCATGGATGATGTTGTATCCGTCTTTGAAAGCCTTGAATACTATACTCAAACGACAAGATCTTGGGACTTCATAGGTTTCCCCACAAACGTTCCTCGAAATCCACGAGTCGAGAGTGATATCATAATAGGCTCTATAGATACCGGTGTAGTACCAGAGTTTCCGTGTTTTTCTGACCAAGGTTTAGACGTTGTTCCAAAGAAATGGAAAGGTGCTTGTAGAGGTGGCAAAAATTTCACTTGCAACAA GAAGTTGATTGGAGCTAGGTACTACGGAATTGAGGACGCGAGGGATATTGATGGTCATGGAACACACACGGCCTCGACAGCAGCCGGAAGAGAAGTTCCAAACACTAGTTTTTTCGGTATAGCAAATGGAACGGCTAGAGGAGCTGTACCAGGAGCTAGAATAGCGGCGTACAAAGTATGTCAAGCCGGGAAGTGTAGTAATGAAAATATCTTGGCCGCATTCGATGATGCCATTTCAGATGGTGTCGACATCATAACTATTTCATTAGGAAGAAATGAAATCGTACCCGTGGGTAAAGATGTTTTTGCCATCGGCTCCTTTCATGCAATGGAGAAGGGCATTTTAACTGTACACGCTGCGGGAAATACAGGAAAACAAGGGTTAGGATCAGTGATAAGCATTGCACCGTGGTTGTTCAGCGTGGCTGCTAGTAGTGTAGATAGAAAGATCATCAACAAACTTGTCCTTGGAAATCATCGCACTTTC ATCAACAAAAACATAAGTTTAGTGCATGGAGGAGCAACCCCTTTCAAGTGTAATGAATTTAGTGCGAG GAAATGCATTAAAGGCTGTGTAGATCCTCAGATGGTTAAGGGAAAGATTGTAGTATGTGATACCAACGATGAGTCAGGTGCTATCGAAGTTGTGACCGACGCAGGAGCAGCCGGGTTCATTGTTTCAAAGGCCACGGAAAAGGATCTTGCATTCAATGTACCTTTGCCAGCCTCCGTTCTGACTGACTCTGATCTTCAAAGTGTTCTATCTTACATCAATTCCACAag CTTGCCAACTGCATTCATACAAAAAAGTGAGATTGTTCCTAAAGATAATGTTCACGCAGTAGCTAGTTTTTCTGCGAGAGGTCCCAATCAATTTTTTCCAGAAATTTTCAAG CCTGATATAACCGCACCTGGTATAAATATTCTAGCAGCATATTCTCCTCACGGTCAAGTTTCAGACTACACTGACAACGACAAAAGAAGTTCCAACACCAGAATCTTATCGGGAACTTCTATGGCATGTCCTCATGTCGCTGGCGCGGCTGCTTATGTGAAATCAATGCATCCTGATTGGTCTGTGTCTGCTATTAAATCTGCTCTTATGACCACGg CTTACCCAATGAATGCACCATATAATGTTGATGCTGAATTTGGCTATGGAGCTGGTCAAGTTAATCCCTTAAGGGCCACAACTCCTGGACTTGTGTACGAAACATTCCTAGATGATTATATCACCATGTTTTGCAATTTAGGAAAGATAGGAGAGAGATTGAGAAGAATACTTGGAACACAAAAGATTTGTCCAAAAGGAAACAAAACATCTCCAAAGGATCTCAATTATCCATCCATGACGGCCCCAATACCCGAATCCTCAACTTTCAACATTCAGTTCCCAAGAGTAGTAACAAATGTAGGACATCCTAACTCCACATATCATTCAAATATCACTAGTGGGAATAGTGCAATTCATGTCAAAGTGGAGCCAAGTATTCTctcttttaaaaatttgaagGAGACAAAATCTTTTGTCGTTACAGTTAGTGGACAATGGTTGAAACAAGACCATATTTCTTGCTCCTTGGTATGGTATGATGGAGCTCATAAAGTCAAAAGTCCCATTATCTTATATAGAGATtcattgtttgattaa